Below is a genomic region from Ferribacterium limneticum.
GTCATGCACGTCTCGTCGTTTTCCAAATGCCTGGCCCCAGGCTACCGAATCGGCTGGGTGGCGGCCGGGCGCCATGTCGAGCTGATCCGCCGGCAAAAACTGACGACCAGTCTGGCCACCAGCGCGCCGATCCAGGCTGCATTGGCGATCTACCTCAAGCAAGGCGGCTACGACAAACACCTGCGGCAGTTGCGCAGCAAACTGGCCGCGCAGGAAGCCCGCCTGATCGAATGGGTAGCGCGCTATTTCCCGGCCGGCACCCGGGTATCGCGCCCGCAAGGCGGCTATTTCCTGTGGCTCGAACTGCCTGCCGGCTGCGATGCGCTCACCGTCCACGAGCAGGCTCTGGCCCACGACATCAGCACGGCGCCGGGCCCGATCTTCTCGGCCAAGCGTGAATACAGACACTTTCTCCGGCTCAACTTCGGCCACCCGGAAGACGCACGCCAGGAAGCCGCCATCGAACAGCTTGGACAACTGATCGATCATCAGCTCGCCAACTCATCTGTTCCTATTAAAAACACGACAATCTGAATCTGTTCCTGTTTTTGCGCCGGTGATCTACTCCCCGCTCATCATCATCGAGTGGGAAAAGCCGCATGAGCCAGGTCGTCAGCAAGGTACGCGCCGCCAAATTGGAGTTGTACCGCAAGCAGGGAAAAATCCACGCCAAGGCTGTTGACGGCCGTTTCAACCGGCTCCGCTGGCTCATGGTCTGGCTGACCCAGGGCATTTTCTACGGCATGTGCTGGCTGCCTTGGGAAGTCTCCGGTCAACTGCGCCAGGCCGTGCTTTTCGACATCGCCCATGAAAAACTCTACCTGTTCGGCCTGGTCCTCTGGCCGCAGGATGCCCTGCTGCTTGCCCTCGTGCTGCTCATTGCGGCCACCGGATTGTTTCTGGTCACGGCGCTGGCCGGCCGGCTGTTCTGCGGCTTCGCCTGCCCGCAAACGGTGTACACGAGCATTTTTGTCTGGATCGAAGGCAAGATCGAAGGCGACCATCTGGCCCGCCTGCAACTGGACCAAGGGCCTTTGACCGTCAAAAAAGTGGTGCTCAAGGGCAGCAAGCACCTGATCTGGTTGCTCATCGCGGGCTGGACGGCGATCACCTTCGTCGGCTACTTCACACCGATCCGCGAATTGCTGCCCAGCCTGCCGGGCTGGAACGTCGGTCCGTGGGAGGGCTTCTGGCTGATCTTCTATGCCGCCTTCACTTACGTCCAGGCCGGGCTGGCCCGCGAGGCCGTCTGCCAGCACATGTGCCCTTACTCGCGCTTCCAGGGCGTCATGTTCGATCCGGCCACGCGCTCGGTCAGCTACGACCAACCGCGCGGCGAACCGCGGCGGGCTGCCGGCGATGCCAAGGCCGGCGACTGCATCGATTGCGGCATCTGCGTCCAGGTCTGCCCGACCGGCATCGACATCCGCGACGGCCTGCAATACGAGTGCATCAACTGTGGCCTGTGCATTGACGCCTGCGACCAGGTGATGACGCGGATCGGCAGCCCGACCGGCCTCATCCGCTTTGCCCCGGAAGCATCGTCGGCCGGCGCCAGGCAAGGTCGGTGGTATCAGCGGCCGCGCGTGGCACTCTACGCCCTGCTCCTGCTGGGTTTTTGCGCCCTTGGCTTGTGGACGCTCAGCCAGCGTTCCCTGTTGCGTGTCGATATCCTGCGCGACCGCAATGTCCTTTCCCGCGAAACAGCTGACGGCCGAATCGAGAACGCCTACCAGCTACAGATCATGAACCTCACGGAAATGCCCCAGCAATATCAGGTCAGCCTCGATGCTGGCAGCCCGTTCAACATCGTTGGCGAGCGCACGATCCAGGTCGGCGCCGGCAGCATCGTTCCTTTCCAACTCACGCTGTCGGCCGGCGCAGAAGCCCTGCCCGCTGGCACCCACTCCGTCGCCTTCCTCATTGCTTCCGGGGAGATGCATACCCGCGAAAGCAGCACCTTCCGAATGCCCTGAGATGGCGCTCCGCAATCCCCTCGACACCGCGCATGTCTATAAGCACATAACCAATTCGTCATTCCCGCCAGCGGGCATCGGTCGGAAAATGAGGCCATAAAATTTTTCCAAGGTTTCATCATGGCCAAGACCCTGATCGTTCCCGGCCTGCGCAACAGCGGGCCGACCCACTGGCAAAGCTGGTTTGAAACCCAGTTGCCCGATACCCATCGGGTTGAACAGGCCGACTGGGAACGCACCTGCCTTTCCGACTGGGCGGCACGCGTCCGCGAAGAAATCGATGCCATTGGCGAAGCGGTATGGATTGTTGCCCACAGCTTCGGCTGCCTGGCCACCGTTACCGCCGCTTTCGAGCGCCAGGACCGCATTCTGGGCGCCTTGCTCGTCGCCCCTGCCGACCCGCATCGCTTCGGCGAGCCGACCGTCCTGCTCGAAGAAAAATTGCAATTCCCGAGCCTGGTCGTCGCCAGCACCAACGACCCCTGGGTCAAGGCCAGCGTCGCGGAATACTGGGCCGGGCAATGGGGCAGCGCGCATCTCAACATCGGGGAAGCCGGCCATATCAACGTCGACTCGGGGCATGGCCCCTGGCCTGAAGGTCTCCGTCTGTTCGAGTTGTTGCGCGCCGACAAAATTCTATAGATGAAAATCTGATAAGCATTGAACAATTCATTCTTTTTGATTGTTAGGCAACTCCCTAAACTGGCCCCATCGATCTTCTCTTCCGGAGTTTCCGCATGTTCAAATTTGGCCTGTTTTTCGGGTTGACCGTAGTAATCGGCCTGGGCAGCGCTTTTGGCCAGATCTATCTGAAGAAATAACATGGCCAACAACTGGAGCGAAAAGGAAATCGAGCTGACTGCCCACCGCTTCAAGGCGGTCGCTCACCCTCTCCGTCTCGGCATCGTCTGTCTGCTGGCGCAAGGCGAACGGACGGTCGGCGATATCTGCAACGAACTGGGCACCACGCAGCCGAATATCTCGCAGCACCTCCTCCAGCTTCATAACCAGCACCTGCTCAAATCGCGCAAGGACGCCAACCGCGTTTACTACGCCATCGCTGATCAGCGGCTGAGCGTGATCATTGGCATGTTGCAGGAAATCTACTGCAACTGAGCGCCCTGCCCGTTTATTGGGCAGTCGATGTAAAACAGTTCTGCAACAGCGCCTTAGGCCATCAACCCCGAACCAGCCCCCAGGCTTATCCACAGGAAATGGGGATAAGCACTGGCAGGCAGGATGCCGACTTAGTGGGCAATCGGCTTGAAATCCGGATCGGCAAAATAGTCGGCGTATTTTTCCAGCGTGCCGATTACCTTCACGGCACCGTCGATGCGCTTGGCCTTCCTGAGCTTGCCGCTCATCTGTTCGGCCCCCTCCAGCAGTTCGGCAACGATCAGATGCAGTTGGGCATCCGCCTCGGGCGCCAGCTTGCAATTGCGGACGATGGCGGCGACCTCGTTCTCGACCACATGCGCCAACTTGCCATAGCCGGCATTCGATAATTTACCCTCATGGATAGCATGCAGCGAGGAATCGACGGACTGGCGGATATTCGCCATCGATTGCCGCAACTGGGCATCGGTTTGCCACTTATTCCCGTTGTCCAACTGCAGCGTCGCGGAGCTGCCGTGATGGTGCCCGTGGCTATCGTGTGCCGGTGTGGCCGCGCTGAGCGAGCCAGCGCTCAGGCCGAGGGACAGAATCAGCACACCTGCAATCGTTACCCGTTTTTTTGTCATGCATTCTCTCCGTTATTTTTAGCGCCACACAACGCAAGGGTGGAAGCTTAACGATGGCGCAATCTGCTCACTATGATCGAAAACAAAATCCGCTAACCGGCTCCCGATCCAGCCGAAAAAGGGCGAAAAAAAGCCGGCTTTTCTGCCGGCTTTTTGTTGATTGGCCACGGATCAGGCAGCCACTTTCCCCTTACCGCGGGCCAGACGACGCACGACAGCCAGCATCCGGTCGATTTCCTCGCAGGTGTTGTAGAACGCCAGCGACGGACGTACGGTGGCTTCGACGCCAAAGCGCCGCAGGATCGGCTGGGCACAGTGGTGGCCGGAGCGCACCGCGATGCCTTCCTCGTTGAGCGCCTTGCCGACTTCCTCGGTGGAGTAACCGGCGAGCACGAAGGACGCCACGCTCGCCTTGTCCGCCGCCGTGCCGATCAGGCGCACGCCGGGGATCGAGGCCAGGCCGCGCGTCGCATAGACCAGCAGATCGTGCTCGTAGCGGGCGATGTTTTCGATACCGATACGGTCCACGTAGTCGAGGGCCGCCCCGAGTCCCACCGCGTCGGCGATGTTTCCGGTACCGGCTTCGAACTTGTTCGGGGCGGGCTGGAACAGCGTCTTCTCGAAGGTGACGTCGGCGATCATGTTGCCGCCGCCCTGCCAGGGAGGCATCTGCTCGAGCAGCGCCTTCTTGCCGTAGACCACGCCAATGCCGGTCGGACCGAATATCTTGTGCCCGGAGAAGACGAAGAAATCGGCATCGAGCGCCTGCACATTGACTCGCAGGTGGGAAACCGACTGCGCCCCATCGACCAGCACCTTGGCGCCGGCGGCGTGGGCCATCTCGATCACCTGCTTGATCGGCGTCACGGTGCCCAGCGCGTTCGAGACTTGCGTCACCGAAACAAGCTTGGTCTTCGGGTTGAGCAGCTTCTGCAGTTCGTCGAGCTTGAGCTGGCCGCTATCATCGACCGGGATGACGCGAATCTTCGCCCCGGTTTGCTGGGCAAGCTGCTGCCAGGGCACGATGTTGGCGTGGTGTTCGAGCAGCGAGACGACGATCTCGTCGCCCTCGCCGATGTTCTGGACACCCCAGGTCTTGGCGACCAGGTTGATGGCTTCCGTCGCACCGCGCACGAAGATGATCTCGTCGGCCGAACCGGCGCCGAGGAAACGCTGCACCTTCTGCCGCGCCGCCTCGTAGGCATCGGTTGCCCGCGCCGCCAGTTCATGCGCCGCACGGTGAATGTTGGAATTCTCGTGGGCGTAGAAGTAGGCCAGACGGTCGATCACCGATTGCGGCTTCTGCGTCGTCGCGGCGTTGTCGAACCAGACCAGCGGTTTGCCGTTCACCCGTTCGTTGAGGATCGGGAAATCGCGGCGTACGGCATTGACGTCGAAGGCAGGCCTTGCCGTCGGGCCAGCTTCCGGCACCTTGGCCGCATCCAGAAAATAGAAATTGGCCGTTTTTTCCGGTTGACCGTGGGAGGCTGGCGGCTGGCGATCAGCCGCCAGTTCAGCCAGCAAGGACTTCAACTCGCCTTCGCCGGGCAGGCCGAAAGTCTGCGCGACAACGCGGTTTTCCGGCCTGGCCGGCACGCCACCCGACTGGGTGTAAGGGCCGGCCTCACCGAGGAAGTAGTACGGCGATCCGGGCGGGGAAACCGGCGCCTGATCGGCGAACTGGCTCGGCTGTTGAGGTGGACTGACGCCCGGCAGTGAGGCCGCGTAAGCCTCCGGAACGCCGAACTCGGTGCCACTACCGCCCACCGGATTGATCGGATCCGGCGCGATGGGCACCGGTGCGACGCTCGGACCGGACTGGATCAGGCTTGGTTCCGGCGCCGGCGCACTGCCCGCGCCTAGCGAAGTCGGCAGCGCTGGTTGTGCCAAATTCAACGACGGTTCGGGCGAACCCGGCAACAGCCGGAAAAATTCCGATGCAAGCCGTCCAAGCGTGGCCTCGTCCTGGAGTCCGGACGGCAAACCACCGCCCAGCCCCTCGACGCCATTACTTGTAGGTGTCGGGATATTCATGGTACTTGCCGATCTCCACATCTTCGAGGACTGCGATTGCATCGGGCACCAGCACGGCCAGCGAGCAATACAGCGAAATCAGGTAGGACGCGATGGCGTTGCGGTTGATGCCCATGAAGCGCACCGACAGGCCCGGACTTTGTTCGCCGGCCAGCCCGGGCTGGAACAGGCCGACCACGCCCTGACGCTTTTCGCCGACGCGCAGCAGGATGATGCTGGTCTTGCCGCCATCAACCGGCAGCTTGTCCGACGGGATCAGAGGAATGCCGCGCCAGGTCAGGAACTGGGCGCCGAACAGCGACACGGTCGGCGGCGGCACGCCACGCCGGGTGCATTCGCGGCCGAAGGCGGCGATGGCCAGCGGGTGGGCCAGGAAGAAGGCCGGTTCTTTCCAGACCTTGGTCAGCAGGTCGTCGAGGTCGTCCGGCGTCGGGGCGCCGGTCAGCGTCGAGATGCGCTGCTCGTCGGCGATATTGGCCAGCAGGCCGTAATCCGGGTTGTTTATGAGCTCGGATTCCTGACGTTCCTTGATGGTCTCGATGGTCAGGCGCAACTGTTCCTTGATCTGGTCGTGCGGGCTGCTGTACAGATCGGATATGCGGGTATGCACGTCGAGGATGGTGGTGACGGCATTGAGGAAGTATTCGCGCGGCTGTTCGTCGTAATCGACGTAGGTCTGCGGCAGCTCGGACTCATCGCGTTGCGAGCAGGCGACGCGGACGTCACGCGGATTCTTGACGGTATTCAGGCGATAGATACCGGCTTCGACCGGCAGCCACTGCAGCAGGTGCACCAGCCAGCGCGGGCTGATGGTCGACAGTTGTGCCGTGGTTTTGGTCGCATTGGCTAGTTGCCGGGCGGCGACATCGCTCAGGGCGGTCGCTTCGGGGTGTTGGGCCATGTGGAGCTCTCCTTAGATCAGGAATAAAAATGTTTATAAGAAATTCAGATAAGCATTGTCGAAAGCCGGGGCCCCTGCTTCAACATGCTATAGCCATCAAAACGAGCTTCAGGCCGCCTTTTGCTCGCAATGAAAGAACAGGCGGGACAGGCTGATACCCAAGGCACCAGCCAGTTTTCCCGCCGTTTCCAGAGAGGGAATCACCTTCCCCCGCTCGACTTCGCCCAGATAGGAGCGATTCAGGTCAGCCTTTTCAGCCAGCAACTCCTGCGACCAGCCGCGCAGTTCCCGGAAATGCCGAACCGCGCGGCCGAAGCTGTTGACCAGATCGTTCACTGGGCAACCCTCCCTGCCCCGCCTGGCTCGTGCTGCAAGCTGGCTTGCGAGACATGACTGCCCGGAGGAACGCTGCGCGTCAGCCAGACATTGCCGCCAATGCTCGAGCCACGACCGATGGTGATGCGCCCGAGGATGGTGGCGCCGGCATAGACAACCACCTCGTCTTCGAGAATCGGGTGGCGTGGCGCTCCTTTTTCCAGGCCTCCGCTTTCATCCTGCGTAAAGCGTTTGGCCCCCAGCGTCACCGCCTGATAGAGGCGGACATTTCGGCCAATGATGGTCGTTTCGCCAATGACGACGCCCGTTCCATGGTCAACGAAAAAGCCGGGGCCAATCTGCGCACCGGGATGAATATCGATGCCGGTGATCGAGTGGGCGATTTCCGAAATGATGCGGGCAACCAGCGGCACGCCCAGCGCGTACAAGGCATGCGCCAGCCGGTAATGGATGACGGCCAGGATGCCCGGATAGCAGAGCAACACCTCATCGACGCTGCGGGCTGCTGGATCGCCAAGATAGGCAGCCTCGACATCGGCATCGAGCAGGCCGCGCAAGGCGGGCAACTGCTTGGCGAAGGCCTTGACGATCTCGGCCGCCTGGGCCTCGACATCGTTCTTTTCCTCGCAGGCCAAACGGCTGTTGTAGCCCAGTTCGAGCTGAACCTGCTGAAACAGCGAATTCAGCGCCGTGTCCAGCGTATGGCCGACGTAAAAGTCCTCGCCTTCCTGATGCAGATCGGCCGGCCCGAGGCGCATCGGGAACAGCGCCCCGCACAGCGCCTCGGCGATTTCCTTGAGTGCCTCGCGGGACGGGAATTCGCGGACGGCGAATTCCCGGCTCCGCTGCTGCGCCGCCCGCCACGAATCGCGGGCCGCATGCAGTTCGGCGACGATCTCCTTGACGCCCCAGCCGCCAACCTGCTCGTAGGCCAGGGACGAGTTGGCGACCGGGTGTCTCATGCGGCCAGCCCGGCTTCGTTGAACAGGCCTTCGAACAGGATGGAGCTCAGATAACGCTCGCCGGAGTCGGGCAGGATGACGACAATCGTCTTGCCGGCGTTTTCCGGCTTCTGCGCCAGACGAGCCGCTGCGGCAACGGCAGCACCGCTGGAAATCCCGGAGATGATACCCTCCTCCTTGGCCAGACGGCGGGCAAAAAGCACGGCATCCTCATTGGAAACCTGCTCGACGGCATCGACCAGCGACAGGTCGAGTACGCCCGGCACAAAACCGGCACCAATACCCTGGATCTTGTGCGGCCCTGGCTTGATCGGCTCACCGGCCTTGGCCTGGGTCAGCACCGGGCTGGCGGTCGGCTCGACGGCCACCGACTGGATAAGCTTTCCCTTGGTGCCCTTGATGTAGCGCGAAACGCCGGTGATCGTGCCGCCGGTACCGACGCCGGAAACCAGAATGTCGATGGCGCCGTCGGTGTCTTCCCAGATTTCCGGGCCGGTGGTCAGTTCGTGGATCGCCGGATTGGCCGGGTTCTTGAACTGCTGCAGCAGCACGTACTTGGCATCGGAAGCCGCGATTTCCTCGGCCTTGGCAATGGCGCCGCCCATCCCCTTGGCTCCTTCGGTCAGCACCAGTTTGGCGCCAAACGCAGTGAGCAGTTTGCGCCGTTCGATGCTCATCGTTTCCGGCATGGTCAGGGTCAGCGGAATACCCTTGGCAGCGGCAACGAAGGCCAGTGCAATACCGGTGTTGCCTGATGTCGGCTCGACCAGTTCCTTGCCCGGGCCGAGCAGGCCACGTTGTTCGGCATCGTTGATCAGCGCCGCACCGATCCGGCACTTGACCGAATAGGCCGGATTGCGACCTTCGATCTTGGCCAGCACGGTGGCCTTGGCACCATCGATGACGCGATTGAGCTTGATCAGCGGCGTGCGGCCGATCGACTGCGAGTTATCGGCAAAAATCTTGGACATGCTGTTTTCTCCCTGAAAATTGATGAATCAGTCCTGAATCCACGGCAGGCCGGCGCTGCGCCAGCCATTGAAGGCACCGCGGCGCTGCTGCTCGTCGAGATCGCCCTCGAAACCTTCGAGAATGTTGAATACGTTCTTGAAGCCCCCCTTGGCCGCGGCTTCGGCCGCTGCTGCCGAACGCTTGCCACTGCGACAGAGCAGCAGCACGACTTCATCCTTGCCAGCCTTGCTTTCCAGTTCCTTGACGAAACGCGGATTGCGCGACAGCGACAGGCCGGTCATCCAGGCGACGTGCTTGGTTTCCGGCACATGGCCGACGAACTTGCGCTCTTCGGCGGTGCGGACGTCGATCAACACCGCTTCGCCCGACTGAAACAGCACCCAGGCATCCTGTGGCGTCACGCTGCCGGCGTACGGCAGGTTGTCGGCAGCCGCCTGTTGGCGCGCCAGCTCAAGGATCGGCGAAGCGCCGCCGGCATTGCCGCTTTCGGCAAACAATGGCGACACCTGGGCAGACGATTGAGTGTCGGCAACTGCGTCGATAACTGCATCGGTCATGGCGATTCCTTTCGCTTTCGGCCAGCCTGAACAACCGGCTTCATGGGTATTGGGGGTCACTGAAAAAGGCTCAGTGATGTCTGTAGCCACCAATTTATTCCCCGTCGTTCATGCCCAGAACGAATAAAAATGCAGATCGATATAACGATCGCCGTAATAAGGATGTTGGCTATAAGCACCAGACGAGCGCGACTCGTAATACACGCCCCAAGGGCCCCGAAGGCATATCGAAATAGCCAGAAATTCTTTGTCGACCGCAGCAAGTCACCGCAGAATTACCCAACACCGCCGGATTTAATCGATAACTTGCCAGGGCGGACGACAAATACTGGCTAAAGCGTCGCTCGCTCCAGCACTCTCCGGGAGCCGGCCTCGCCGGACATACCGGAGAGCAAGGAGCAACAAAATGGTTTTGACCCTCGAACTGCCGGTCCGCCCGGCCACCAGCGATCTCTTCAGCAACCTGTTCGCCAGCTATGAAAGCCGCTTCGGCGCGCTACCGGCATGGCTGGATGAACTCTCCCGCAGCGATGCCAAATCCCTGTTGCGCCAGGCCCTGCGCCGCGGCGCCCCGCTCGCCCCGGCTGATCTGCCCTACTGAGTGAACCAGAGGCGCCCCGTGCCTCAACGGGGCGCCAACTTTCCAGGCAATGTCCGCCAGCACGCTGCTCAGTTGCCCTAGGCTGCGCTTGCTGAAAACCACCGGCACCGACATGTCGTCAGCGCCCCGCCGAACCTTGCGGGCCAGCCCGTGACTGATCTGATCGACCATCACCACGACCACCCGCGTATCAACCGGAATGGAACGATGGCACTCGCCCGGCTTGCGCCCGCTCCAATGACGAACCGGCTCGTAGCCCTGCCCGGCCAGATAGTCCCGAAACGAATCGACACGATCACCACCAACGATCAATGCAGCCATGACGCACCTCCTGTCTGTTTACACGCTCAATCTAGCCAGACCGGCACAGGCGAGGAACGACGTAGTTATTCCTTGCAAATGGGCTGGCTGGCTATAAGCATCTGCAAGAATCCGCCACCCTCATGGCCGGACAAAAAAAGGCCCGCAACCGGGACGGAGCGGGCCTAAACGCAAGCGCGTGATGGAGAGAGAGATGAGTCGCACGAGACGAATGCAAAGCAGGATTGAAGATACGGCAGCCGATCCGCCACGAAAACGAATTAGATTGAATAAGAAAACAAGGGCGACGGCGTGATCTTATTCAGCAATAGCACGTGGCGGGTTATTCGGATGCACCTTGTCGCAGAGCAGGTCGGGCTTGGCTTTGAGGTACGCCTGATTTTTTGAAACGTTCGTCGCGGCTGTGCATGCTGTGGTGGCCGCCAGCACCCCGGCGCCTAGATCTGCCGAGAAGCACGGTTTTCCCACCGGGAAAACCGGATAATGGCGGCCAATTCGTTTTGAACGCTATTTTTGGATTCCCGCATGGAAATTAAGGTCAATTTTCTCGACAAGCTTCGTCTTGAAGCCAAGTTCGATGACTTCACGGTCATCGCCGACCAGCCTATCCGCTACAAGGGCGATGGCTCGGCGCCGGGGCCGTTCGATTACTTTCTGGCTTCGTCGGCCTTGTGTGCGGCTTACTTCGTGAAGTTGTACTGCGACACGCGCAATATTCCGACCGAAAACATCCGCCTGTCGCAGAACAACATCGTTGATCCGGAAAACCGCTACCGGCAGATTTTCAAGATCCAGGTCGAGTTGCCGGCGGATATCTCGGCCAAGGATCGGCAGGGCATTTTGCGCTCCATCGACCGTTGTACGGTGAAAAAGGTCGTGCAAACCGGGCCCGAGTTCGTGATCGAGGAAGTGGAAAATCTGGATGCCGATGCGCAGGCTTTGCTAACGCTGAATCCGGGTTCGGAAGCGAGCACCTATATCGCCGGCAAGGATCTGCCGCTCGAGCAAACCATCGCCAACATGTCCGGCCTTTTGGCGGGCTTGGGCATGAAGATTGAAATCGCTTCCTGGCGCAATCTGGTGCCCAACGTCTGGTCGCTGCATATCCGCGATGCGCACTCGCCGATGTGTTTTACCAATGGCAAGGGCGCGACCAAGGAAAGCGCCTTGGCGTCGGCGTTGGGTGAATTCATCGAGCGGGCGAATTGCAATCACTTCTACAACGACCAGTTCTGGGGCGAAGACATCGCCAACGCGGCGTTCGTGCATTACCCGAACGAGCGCTGGTTCAAGCCGGGCCGCAAGAATGCGCTGCCGGCCGGGATTCTCGATGAATACTGCCGGGAGATTTACAACCCCGATGGCGAGTTGCGCGGCTCACATCTTTACGACACCAACTCCGGCAATACCGGGCGCGGCATCTGCACGCTGCCCTATGTCCGCCAGTCGGACGGCGAAACGGTGTATTTCCCGACCAACCTGATCGACAACCTGTTCCTGAGCAACGGCATGAGTGCCGGCAACACGCTGGCCGAAGCGCAGGTGCAATGCCTGTCGGAAATCTTCGAGCGCGCGGTCAAGCGCGAAATCCTCGAAGGCGAAATCGCCCTGCCGGACGTACCGCAGGACGTGCTGGCGAAGTACCCCGGCATCCAGGCCGGCATCGAGGAACTGGAAAAACAGGGTTTTCCGGTACTGGTCAAGGATGCGTCGCTGGGCGGGGAGTTTCCGGTCATGTGCGTCACCTTGATGAACCCGCGCACTGGCGGCGTGTTTGCCTCGTTCGGCGCGCACCCGAGCCTGGAGGTGGCGCTGGAACGCAGCCTGACCGAGCTGCTGCAGGGGCGCAGTTTTGAAGGCCTGAACGATTTGCCGCGGCCGACCTTCGAGAGCAACGCCGTCACCGAGCCGAACAATTTTGTTGAACACTTCATCGATTCCAGCGGCGTGGTGTCGTGGCGCTTTTTCAGCGCCAAGGCCGACTACGAATTTGTCGAGTGGGATTTTTCCGGCCAGGGTGAAAACTCCAATGCCGACGAGGCCGCCGCCTTGTTCGGGATTCTCGAAAACATGGGCAAGCAAGTGTACATGGCGGTTTATGACCAGCTCGGCGCGACCGCCTGCCGCATCCTGGTGCCCGGTTATTCGGAAATCTACCCGGTGGAAGACCTGATCTGGGACAACACCAACAAGGCGCTGGCCTTCCGCGCCGACATCCTCAACCTGCATCACCTCGACGACGCCGGCCTGGAGGCCTTGCTCGAACGTCTGGAAGACAGCGAACTCGACGATTACACCGACATCATCACCTTGATCGGCGTCGAGTTTGACGAGAACACGGACTGGGGTCAGCTGACCATTCTCGAGTTGAAGCTGCTGATCAATCTCGCCTTGCAGCAATTCGAAGCGGCGCACGAGCTGGTGGGAACCTTCCTGCAATACAACGAAAACACGGTCGAGCGCGGCTTGTTCTATCAGGCCTTGAATGTGGTGCTCGAGGTGCTGCTCGACGACGAGCTGGAACTGGACGATTACGTGGTCAATTTCCGCCGCATGTTTGGCAACCC
It encodes:
- the epsC gene encoding serine O-acetyltransferase EpsC — encoded protein: MRHPVANSSLAYEQVGGWGVKEIVAELHAARDSWRAAQQRSREFAVREFPSREALKEIAEALCGALFPMRLGPADLHQEGEDFYVGHTLDTALNSLFQQVQLELGYNSRLACEEKNDVEAQAAEIVKAFAKQLPALRGLLDADVEAAYLGDPAARSVDEVLLCYPGILAVIHYRLAHALYALGVPLVARIISEIAHSITGIDIHPGAQIGPGFFVDHGTGVVIGETTIIGRNVRLYQAVTLGAKRFTQDESGGLEKGAPRHPILEDEVVVYAGATILGRITIGRGSSIGGNVWLTRSVPPGSHVSQASLQHEPGGAGRVAQ
- a CDS encoding helix-turn-helix domain-containing protein, whose amino-acid sequence is MNDLVNSFGRAVRHFRELRGWSQELLAEKADLNRSYLGEVERGKVIPSLETAGKLAGALGISLSRLFFHCEQKAA
- a CDS encoding ArsR/SmtB family transcription factor, translated to MANNWSEKEIELTAHRFKAVAHPLRLGIVCLLAQGERTVGDICNELGTTQPNISQHLLQLHNQHLLKSRKDANRVYYAIADQRLSVIIGMLQEIYCN
- a CDS encoding RBBP9/YdeN family alpha/beta hydrolase; translation: MAKTLIVPGLRNSGPTHWQSWFETQLPDTHRVEQADWERTCLSDWAARVREEIDAIGEAVWIVAHSFGCLATVTAAFERQDRILGALLVAPADPHRFGEPTVLLEEKLQFPSLVVASTNDPWVKASVAEYWAGQWGSAHLNIGEAGHINVDSGHGPWPEGLRLFELLRADKIL
- the ccoG gene encoding cytochrome c oxidase accessory protein CcoG, with the translated sequence MSQVVSKVRAAKLELYRKQGKIHAKAVDGRFNRLRWLMVWLTQGIFYGMCWLPWEVSGQLRQAVLFDIAHEKLYLFGLVLWPQDALLLALVLLIAATGLFLVTALAGRLFCGFACPQTVYTSIFVWIEGKIEGDHLARLQLDQGPLTVKKVVLKGSKHLIWLLIAGWTAITFVGYFTPIRELLPSLPGWNVGPWEGFWLIFYAAFTYVQAGLAREAVCQHMCPYSRFQGVMFDPATRSVSYDQPRGEPRRAAGDAKAGDCIDCGICVQVCPTGIDIRDGLQYECINCGLCIDACDQVMTRIGSPTGLIRFAPEASSAGARQGRWYQRPRVALYALLLLGFCALGLWTLSQRSLLRVDILRDRNVLSRETADGRIENAYQLQIMNLTEMPQQYQVSLDAGSPFNIVGERTIQVGAGSIVPFQLTLSAGAEALPAGTHSVAFLIASGEMHTRESSTFRMP
- a CDS encoding family 2A encapsulin nanocompartment shell protein: MAQHPEATALSDVAARQLANATKTTAQLSTISPRWLVHLLQWLPVEAGIYRLNTVKNPRDVRVACSQRDESELPQTYVDYDEQPREYFLNAVTTILDVHTRISDLYSSPHDQIKEQLRLTIETIKERQESELINNPDYGLLANIADEQRISTLTGAPTPDDLDDLLTKVWKEPAFFLAHPLAIAAFGRECTRRGVPPPTVSLFGAQFLTWRGIPLIPSDKLPVDGGKTSIILLRVGEKRQGVVGLFQPGLAGEQSPGLSVRFMGINRNAIASYLISLYCSLAVLVPDAIAVLEDVEIGKYHEYPDTYK
- a CDS encoding family 2A encapsulin nanocompartment cargo protein cysteine desulfurase, whose protein sequence is MNIPTPTSNGVEGLGGGLPSGLQDEATLGRLASEFFRLLPGSPEPSLNLAQPALPTSLGAGSAPAPEPSLIQSGPSVAPVPIAPDPINPVGGSGTEFGVPEAYAASLPGVSPPQQPSQFADQAPVSPPGSPYYFLGEAGPYTQSGGVPARPENRVVAQTFGLPGEGELKSLLAELAADRQPPASHGQPEKTANFYFLDAAKVPEAGPTARPAFDVNAVRRDFPILNERVNGKPLVWFDNAATTQKPQSVIDRLAYFYAHENSNIHRAAHELAARATDAYEAARQKVQRFLGAGSADEIIFVRGATEAINLVAKTWGVQNIGEGDEIVVSLLEHHANIVPWQQLAQQTGAKIRVIPVDDSGQLKLDELQKLLNPKTKLVSVTQVSNALGTVTPIKQVIEMAHAAGAKVLVDGAQSVSHLRVNVQALDADFFVFSGHKIFGPTGIGVVYGKKALLEQMPPWQGGGNMIADVTFEKTLFQPAPNKFEAGTGNIADAVGLGAALDYVDRIGIENIARYEHDLLVYATRGLASIPGVRLIGTAADKASVASFVLAGYSTEEVGKALNEEGIAVRSGHHCAQPILRRFGVEATVRPSLAFYNTCEEIDRMLAVVRRLARGKGKVAA
- the cysK gene encoding cysteine synthase A; this translates as MSKIFADNSQSIGRTPLIKLNRVIDGAKATVLAKIEGRNPAYSVKCRIGAALINDAEQRGLLGPGKELVEPTSGNTGIALAFVAAAKGIPLTLTMPETMSIERRKLLTAFGAKLVLTEGAKGMGGAIAKAEEIAASDAKYVLLQQFKNPANPAIHELTTGPEIWEDTDGAIDILVSGVGTGGTITGVSRYIKGTKGKLIQSVAVEPTASPVLTQAKAGEPIKPGPHKIQGIGAGFVPGVLDLSLVDAVEQVSNEDAVLFARRLAKEEGIISGISSGAAVAAAARLAQKPENAGKTIVVILPDSGERYLSSILFEGLFNEAGLAA